DNA sequence from the Candidatus Peregrinibacteria bacterium genome:
ACTTGATCCGGGGTCAAGGAATTCAGAAAAATCCCACGATTCCGCCAGATCCTTCCAAAGAGGATTTTCTTTTTCTATGAGTTCTTCTTTCCATTTTCTTCTCCATTTCTTGAGCTGCTTCTCTCGATAAATCGCATCTTCAATATATTGGTATTCTTCAAAATACAGGAGTTTTCCCACTCCGTATTTTTTTGTAAATCCGTCATTCACCTTTGTCTTGTGCTCAAACATTCTTCTTTCGAGATCATTCGTTACTCCGACATAGAGAACTGTTCTTTTTTTACTTCCCAGAATATAGACGTAATAGGTTCTCTCTTCAAAAAAATATCTGGTCATATCAGACGGAATATATACACTGAAGAGTATACGTTGATCCCGGATCAAGTCCGGGGTGACAAAAAAAGAAGAGTTCGAATTCCCTCAACAACAAAAGAAAAAATCCGGATTCGATTCTGTCGTCGGACCTCGTCGACACATT
Encoded proteins:
- a CDS encoding GIY-YIG nuclease family protein yields the protein MTRYFFEERTYYVYILGSKKRTVLYVGVTNDLERRMFEHKTKVNDGFTKKYGVGKLLYFEEYQYIEDAIYREKQLKKWRRKWKEELIEKENPLWKDLAESWDFSEFLDPGSSPG